In Oryza sativa Japonica Group chromosome 1, ASM3414082v1, the genomic stretch catctctaatttcaaccaaaatacaaACTTTACACTGAACTAAAAACAACCTAAATATCTAATGTGACCTTTAATTGCTCTCGCTGTAGCTTGCTTAACCAAACGATCACGTGAACACAGCATATTGTACTACTTACATGTGGTGTTGTCTAACACCATCTGCAAGAATCATACAACGTAACTTAATTACCACGAGTTAGCCACAAATTTAGCAAGTTAATTAGCAAGGTAAACGGCAAAGCACAGTAAAAGGAATCATCGCTTTGAGTCGGTAAAACACTCCATGTCAGTAAAAGAATCTAGTTTATCAAGGTAGAACTAGTACTCCTTAATTACTAGGTAACTACTGTAACCCTACTGCAAAATGAAGGAACGGCtagtaaaagaaaaaatgggGTGAGATTTCCATTGCTTGGAACATACTCGATCAACTACGATTATagtccctccgtcaaaaaaaaaaagacaaaccttgagtttccgtgttcaattttgactgtttgtcttatatgaaatttttttataattcgtattttcattgttgttagaagataaaacatgattaatattttatgcgtgacttatctttttaattttttttatattttttttaaataagacggatggtcaaacgttgagcaTGGAAAacagggtttatctttttttttcttttttttttttgacggagggaggaCTTACTCAATTGCGAAGTTGGCACTCCACAACCGAGCGGCTTGCTGAATTGTTTTTTCTTCACATGTCACCACGCCAATTCTGCCAAAATCACATACGCACACGCGCTTTTTGACTTGTCGTTGGGCGTTTCTTCCGCTAGCTAGCGCCGTGCCATGGTGCGCGACCATCCAACCGCAAGAGGAAATCCGCCGGTTATTCTGCGACCAGATCGATCACGTCCGGCTCTTTGATTTCCGGCATGATCCGTCTGAAACTCTCTGAATCTAACTTGAGAGAAGGTATAATAGTATTGTGCTCAGCCGGCTATAAGAAGCACCACATCAGCATTATCATAcgtagaggagagagaaagcatGAGAGAGAGCGAAGCGAGCGCTTCTGCAAGCGCCGGACGATAGCACGGTAAATTAGGCAAGATGAAATATTTTATTCACTTTGTGGGTCTATAGTTCAGCTACTTGATCTTATGTGCATATGCATAGTGTGTGGTTCCAAGTATAGTTTAGTTTCATGCTGAAGCAGGATGGGCTACAGAGATGGAGTTTAGTTTTGATCACCTGTACATGCAACAATTAAACCTATTCTTGTTTCCGTAAAGCCAATCTAGAGCCAATCTTTTATATAAACAATATATAGTATTAACTTTAGATGACCTGGATAAATACTACCGCCGACTGCTACTTTCactattagccttgctcttagaTAATCACCAACTCTGACAAGACGTTTGTTCTCTTCTCTTTAGACAAACTCCTACGAATTACGATTGGTACAGTGCAGGtatgagtagtactagtagtaggtAAAGCTTGGATTAAAAAAAAGCACACGATTTATTAACACTTGTTTTATCTGAAAATTGCAGTTAGCCTTCTACAGGAAGAACTGAGACCCACAGTGGACTTGGGCCCAACAGAGAAACGATGCGTCCAGTtgaggaaaaagtccacttttaCTCTCTCAATTATTGGTTGGATTTTACTCATATTCCTCAACCGCAAATCAGGTATAATAATCCCCACCAAGTCCTAAAGCTGGTACGAAATAATTCATATGGCAGTATTGAGGGTGGTATTGAGTGACATGGTAGTATGGTACGTTGACCATGGTCAGAAACGCTGAGTTAGCATGGAAGTTGGAAATATTCCGTGGAGCCCATATGTCATCCTCAACctcccttccttcctcctctccctcccttcgtCTTCCCCCTTTAGGCCTTACTCAGTTAATCCCTTTAAGGAAGGAATTGGTGGGGATTTATTTCACACCTATTGTGATGTAAaattattccccctcaatcATCTCCAATCCTCTTCAATCCCCTCAGAATCGAACAAGGAGCTTCCGATGGCAGCGACAGTGGTCATTGAAACCCATCGAACTCAAGCTCACCCTCCCCGTCCGCGGGAAGGGAGCAAGCGGCGGTGGCAGCCCTTAAGTCGCACCTGTGATGATCGCCTGTGATGATTGTGCAAATTGAATATTTGAAAATGCAATGGGGAAAGTTGGTTTCAGCAGCTGATCTCTGTTAAAATAGGCGAACACATTTACTAATTTACTAGAACGCTTTCACTAGGCAATGCCACATGATCTGCAAACTGCGGAAGCTGAGGTTAGCGACACTGACACTTCACCGTCACGGAGGGCGGTAGGCCACGCCCATGCCTACGGCtggcgccaccaccgcctaaGCCGAtgccggagaaggaggagaaggcTGCGGCATAGCAGGAGGGCTCGTGAGCGTGCGTTGCATTGCCACCATGGTTGGGGAaaaggagagaagaaagagagaagaacaaGAAAGGGCACtgacacatgggccccacatctaattcttttttaagtttaatatTTAGTGATTGGGCTACCACATGGACGTCATATCAGTGAATACCACTATCAATATTGCTATGAAAGTCATTTTCATCGTTTTTAATAGTCAGAGGAGTTGTTATGCAAAGTTTTGCGTTTCAGAGACTGAAAGTGAACTTTTTCCCATCCAGCTGATCTGTGATAGGGCCCAGTTATGCCATCCATGTCTATGGGCCGGAAATTTAGTTCTATTTCGCTCTATGAACATGATGGGCTGATATTGGGTCTAACAAACACATGGCTATAGAGCATATTCACCGAAGCCCATTACAGGTCTCAGCATCTCTCCTTGTTTTGCCTGCTCTACTAGTTCGATGTACAATCGGCCTAGGTTCTTTCGTTCGGCAGCAGGAGATTATTATCCCTTCTAACAGCCGTAACTTTTCTAGaacttaaatatgtagttacGTAACTATAGATTTTCACGGGCCTTAAATTGCAGGCAGAGAGTTTGCCTGCATGCATAAACGTTTTTGTTCACTTGAAAAAATCGTTTGTAACATGTTATTGTTTGTTCATGTGGATATGTTGTTCTTGTTTGTTCCAGTGGATCTGATTCTGATTTAAATCCGATGCTTGCATGCAGTGaaaattgttttttcttttttgcccaAAATACTTTTTTTAGACGGGGTAACATTAGGTCCGCCGGTGAAAATTATTTTCATAGGTCTTAAATTGCgggtggagggtcttgtcattTGCATAAACGTGTTTTGGTTgcctgaaaaaaatatttttctagtagtataCAAAATTCAGAAAAGTTGAAGTTGGGAGCCCAACTATTTTGTTGATCACCAGCTAGCCATGTACTAGTATCTCAAAATCTCAGCCTTCTCTAACACTTGAGGCCTATAGCTATAGGAAAATTCCATTAGTCTGGACAATCACAAGACTAACCATTTAGGCTTTGTTCGTGTATAGAGGTTGTTAACCCATGCCCTAggtattagcgcgtgattaattaaatattagctatttttttaaaaaaaatggatcaatataattttttttaagaaacattcatatagaaactttttgcataaaaacacaccgtttaacagtttaaaaaacgtgtgtACGGAATACGAGGAAAAGGGGTTGGAAacctaggccctgtttagttcccaaaaactttttcttaaaaacatcacatcgaatctttagacacatgtatagagtattaaatataaataaattaaaaaactaattgcacagttatgggaAAAATCGCGAGGCGAATCTTTTGAGCccaattagtccatgattagccataaatgttACGGTAACCCACATgcgctaatgacggattaattgggctcaaaagattcgtctcgcggtttccaagcgagttatgaaattagtttttttcattcatgtccgaaaaccccttccgacatccggtcaaatgtCCGATATAAcactcaaaaattttcttttcgtgaactaaacaaaCTCCTAGGGTTCCAAACACAGCccatgggtgtgtttagttccatgccaaatttagaagtttgattaaaattaaaagtttaaagaaaaaagttagaagtttacgtgtgtaaaaaagttttgatgtgatggaaaaattgaaagtttgaagaaaaagttgggaactaaacaagctcATGCTCGGTTACTCCCGAGTCCCGGTAAGAATTTCACATACGACCTGTACTAGGCGTTCACGCCGTTTTCGGGTTGGAAACCGGTGAACAGTAGCAGCACACGATCGGCGGGCCGCTTCCGTTCAAAAACGTAGCGTCAGAAATGCggccgaggacggcgacgcgatctcgggaaggaagaagagagacgAGATGGGGTCGTCATGGACTCATACATGGGTGAGAACCATTGAATTTCTCCGTGCAAACGGACGAAAACGTCGCCGGAAAGTTCGAGGAAAGTGACGCcgctttttttgtttttgtgggCGCGTTTACAGCCGGCTGAGAACGACGGATGCAGTGAATTTGAACGGGTGGATGGATCTTATCTCTGGAAGCAGCAGTCAGCAGTTTTGTCCGGGACCGTGGCTGTGCACAGGAGTACAGGAGGAAAAGCGTCGATGGCAGGATGGAttagattagacgagatgagcTAGTATGGCTAGCTTCTTTTTTTGAAAACCATGGCTAGCTTCACTACTCCTGGATAAATCCATTGCGCTATTTGCTTTGCTGCTCAGTTCTACAGGAGTTAGGTCCAGTCAGATGAAAATTACTCCAACAAATTTCATcggatttaaataaatttaactaagaaaaaaaagtcaaacgacttataatataaaatagagggagtaaatcTTCGGAATAAAATCTGCCTAATATGACTTGATTTATATGTGCTAATGTGCAATATACTTacccctccgtcctataatatagccATCTAGGACCGGACGAGACATTTCGTTCATTCATCGTATTATAAAATATCTAATCTAGTCTTAGGttgttatattatgagacgaGATTATAAAATGTCTAATCAGgctagattgttatattatgggacggagagagtatagcAGGAGCATATCCTGGAGAACAGGAATGGGAACACGCCGGCTAACCGGAGGCGATAAGCACGAGGCCGCATGTAGAACGTCGTCAACCGCACCGCCCCATGAACCCTCAAAGACAAAACTACGTCCGCCCCCCACACGTGCGCATTGAACCGACCGACCACTCATCGTTCAATGCGTGCATATCCACCCGTCTCTCCCATATGTCGTCTACGCGCGCACTCCAATTCCTCACGTTTTTTCCTCACTCCGCCCAGAGCGGCACGTTTGATTTCCTTCGCGCCCAAGCTTATTTTGCTTGGTCGCTCATCTGATCGATCATCTCCAGCTGTAGTGATGTGCAGCTCGGTTGGAAAATAAATGCGTCTGTTGTATTAATTCCACGCTTTTTCCTCGCATGGTTCCATCATTTTATTTTCCATTGCTAACAAACAGACATCAGcatctaccaaaaaaaaaaagatatctaCAGTACTGTATTGTATTATTCCAGTCTCTGACTTGATGAATTTTGACTTACACTTCAACCACtgggctaattaattaattaattaagctagcaACCCTGAAGAAGACCTTATAATGGGAGTAATAATTAACCAATGAAGAAACAGAAACAGGAAAGCTAGCCCCCTGTATACCGAATCAATCACCATGTACTATGTACATGCCACTATACACACACACTGACATGCCACCCGATGCAATTGCACCATCTTTCTGCTGCTGCCTCGTCGTCGTTCAGTCCAGGCCAGGGTCCCCCCAACCACGGTCTCATCGCCGCCTTTCTCGAGTCCTCATCTCCTCTGtctaatccaatccaatccacttAAAACACTTCTTTTAATTATCTTTGAGTCAACTCCGGCGGCTCGCCTGAGTCAAAGTTCACCGGCCATGAAGCTAGCTAGCCTGCACGGTGTTCAGTGACACCATTGCTGCCAAtgcggttgtttttttttttttttggtcgtcTAGAATGGCTTGCCCCAGTACATGAGGATGTCCTGGAGGAGggggtcgctgccgccgccgccgaggccgccgaggccgccggagccggcggggtcgaggatggaggcggcggggtTGATGGGCCCGACGGTGGCGAAGGTGCGCTCCCACTCGCTGATCTTGGGCTGGCTCTGCACCTCGCACGCGAACTCCGGCGACAGCACCTGCTCCGAGCAGCTCGAGTCGGCGTGCAGCCGCGGCATCGAGTCCGACGGCCGGTCGTAGTACGCCGCCAGGTCCGGGAACGCCGGCCCCGCCACCACCGGCTTCTGCTCCGGCGGGGAGCTCACCGCCGCGTTCACCCCCACCATCGGCTTCctctggacgccgccgccgctgctcaccatccccgccgccgccaccgccgcggccggcggcttCTCCAGCCCGCCCTTCTTGTTGTAAATCCGGCACAGCACCCAATCATCCAACTGcaccaatacaaaacaaattcaTAAACAAAGTTTAGAAACAAATTTACACtcactcaaaaaaaaattaaagtacCAAGTGCAaaactaagggcctgtttggtacagctccaactcct encodes the following:
- the LOC4325006 gene encoding NAC domain-containing protein 48, which codes for MSGGQDLQLPPGFRFHPTDEELVMHYLCRRCAGLPIAVPIIAEIDLYKFDPWQLPRMALYGEKEWYFFSPRDRKYPNGSRPNRAAGSGYWKATGADKPVGSPKPVAIKKALVFYAGKAPKGEKTNWIMHEYRLADVDRSARKKNSLRLDDWVLCRIYNKKGGLEKPPAAAVAAAGMVSSGGGVQRKPMVGVNAAVSSPPEQKPVVAGPAFPDLAAYYDRPSDSMPRLHADSSCSEQVLSPEFACEVQSQPKISEWERTFATVGPINPAASILDPAGSGGLGGLGGGGSDPLLQDILMYWGKPF